Below is a window of Camelina sativa cultivar DH55 chromosome 11, Cs, whole genome shotgun sequence DNA.
CGGAAACTTTCGTTCGATGATGCTTCAACTCTTCAAATCGTCGAATATAGATTCTTCTAACCGTGTTCTTCTCGGTATTGAAGAATAAAATGTAGAAAGAGTCTGATAGATAGCACGTCGACGGCGTAAACACAATCTCTCCGGTACCCTTCATTCCAACACACATCATGTTGGTAACTTCGGGTGGCAGCATGCATTTACGTTTGAACCATTTATCTTCTCCAACATCTTCTAGAACCCACCacacatttttttctaattccATCATCTCATTCTGATGTACACCTAATTTACCTTTGTAGTTGAACAAAGTTAACTTGGGAACAGGGAACATGTCTTTATCTAATTTAATAAAGCCGAATTTCTCACGCCTAAAGTCGAAGCAAACTATCTTAAGAACTGGCATTGGAAAAAGAGCTATGTAATACAAAACGCCATTTATGcatatttcatcatcatctagaGGAGAATGGCCAGGTATTGGGTCTTGGATCGTCCTCCATACGCGTTTTCCACTCTCCAGTGTCAAAATTCGATGAGTATTGTGTGTTACATATNGGCAGCATGCATTTACGTTTGAACCATTTATCTTCTCCAGCATCTTCTAGAACCCACCAcccatttttttctaattccAACAACTCATTCTGATGTACACCTAATTTACCTTTGTAGTTGAACAAAGTTAACTTCGGAACAGGGAACATGTCTTCATCTAATTTAATAAAGCCGAATTTCTCACGCCTAAAGTCGAAGCAAACTATCTTAAGACCTGCCATTGGAAAAATAGCTATGTGATACAAAACGCCATTTATGcatatttcatcatcatctagaGGAGAATGGTCTTGGATCGTCCTCCATACGCGTTTTCCACTCTCCAGTGTCAAAATCCGATGAGTATTGTGTGTTACATAACTTGACCGTGTCATACACAACACTTTGAACTGTTTGCTCGTCGGATCAAAGCCAAAATAGCTTCTTTCAACACCCGTCGCTTTCAACTTGGGTAAGGTCATGCAATGTCTCGTCAAGGGGTTACAAACCACCTGCGCTGCTTTTCTTCGCCTATGTTGTAGGAAGACCAATCCATATTGCGAGGTACAGATATCAGTTGGAAAATATTTGGGAAAACGCTTATAAGGGGTGGCTACAAGACAAGATATCTCATCATCGGGACTTTGAGGTTGAGGCGAAGAGAAGACATATAACTCTTTCTTAGCTTTGAAGGCAAACAAAAGCCGTGGAGGAGCTCTAGTCAGGAAAAGCTCTGTAAAATCAGGACGGCCAAGTATGTATTCCCACAATTCGGATACGCAACGACACCTACCTAAAGATTTTACAGAGACTCTAGAGAATATATCAATAAGAAGATCATCTGGGATTAGGTCTGAGAATTCTCTTACCTCCTGTTGTTCCATATGATTTTTCATGacatatgttttggtttttttctttttgctttctttctttcttttgacgGCGCAAGGCAGATGTTTCAAACCCTATTATATATCACTTTCCAAGCTTACTACGAACGAaagtgaaaaggaaaaaatcatagaaaaggatagaaaagaaaaggaaaattctcttataatcaaattaatccctaaaacCCATTATCCATATAGTCATAAGACTCATAACACCCAAATCATAtcgtgaattaaaaaaaaaaaactcaccttaAGAGCATGAACAAGCCCGGAGGGAGATTACTGGGTTAGCTCAGTTGGCACACGTTGATAGAGCATTaacaagagagaagaataaAATACCTGAGCAAGTTGGGACTGGGTTAGGTTTTTATCTGTTCGAGCTTGCATAATGGCTTTCTTTAGCTCAGTTGGCACACGTTCATCTGGATTTCACAATTGCATAAATCAATATATGAAGCTCTATCTATCATCAAGATAAAATATATCAATACATAAAAGGTTGGTTCCTCATAGCTAAAACTCAGGTAATACAACAGAAAGAACTAAACTCTATGATTCCAGGACAAACATAGAACCACATTTTCCCAGATTACAGAGCCTGAGACTACCACTATCTAATCTTTATAGCCATTAGGAAAATCAATTCACCAAAAGCAAATGATTAAAGATAAAGACACTTACGAGTAAGGAGGTTCTCAGTGTCATCATCAAGCCCTTTTGGTGTTGAGAGATGTGCCACTTGATGCAGCCTTGTTGGTTCCAGCATTGCCTAAatccaaacaacacacacacaaaatcaaatgtTAGATGGAAGCCATAACAGGAAATTGCAcatagaaacaacaacaaaaagactcaagaaccaaaatcaaaccagCAGAAGTAGTTAAGCTATCGAACTAATATGAACAACAATCAAATCAGCAATACAAAAACATGGGAAATTTCAATTGAAGGAAATAATCTAGAGAGAGACCTAAGAAAGCTCTAAGATAGGATCAAACCAGAACAAAgacaatcaattaattaagaaaaaaaaatggaagaagaatcgaacatttttcaataaatcaagaaaaaaaaaaaagaacccacCCAAGGCCTCGGTCTAGAATAAAATACGTTACCGGCGGTGAGATTTGCCATGTTCATGAGAAGGTGAGCTTTTCTTGTTTCgacattgtgttttggttgGAACTGACTGATTAGTAGAGTCTGGGTACATGAGAAGGGAATCTACTTTTTTAAATCAATAGGATTTGCACTTCAATACTTTTATATGGGAACCGATCGAATTGAACTAGTATGTATGATACATATCTGAAACAGTCTCCTTTCTTTGGAATTCTTtactttcatatatatttgttcattCTCAACTTACAATGATCATTATTTGTTTGAATCGTTGCTGCAGTATGTATGGCCAAATTGGAGTGTACAAATGAAAATACTATCTATTTCCCCTAACCCAAAGGATTCCAGCTTCAAGCGAGTCAGATGTTTCAGGATCCGTAAAGCATTGCTATGATATCTGCTCGTGGGCAAGTGATTAAGCGAAAGTAAAAAAGAGGTGCAAAcattcttttctctctttctctccctctctgttttttttctttttcttttgtcttcatCTCTCAAAACATTAAACACTAATCAAAGTATTTATTGTTAAGAACCTTATGAGGTTTTACCATTGGAGgagcaaaaaaaagtaaaatatccTAAAGAGATTCTTAACTTTGAATGAtgcaatgcaaaatatatagGTTTCATATTGTTTAGAATCATCAAAGGTTTTTACCATTAGAGATGGTCTTTTCTTATAAACGAGGTTCCTTTTTGACCTCGTATTACTCCACCTAACTGATTTTCAATGCAGGAAAAATGGTCAGACCTAACTCTAATAATTACCATTGACCAAAGATTCAAAGTAAATGAAAGTCTTTATATACTAATAATGTACTCGAGTTTTAGAAACACAGTTTTTCCTAAGATAAGTGGATTAAGTTTTGCCTAGCATTGAAATTACCTAAAGACGAAAGATGAAAAATGAATAGACTTCAGTTTTTGTCATCATCCAAACACAATAGATCACCCAAATCAACACAATCACAGATGATTCATATACGTTTCTAACTATACACATcgatatacacacatatattaaaattttgagtgtCAATCTATAATCCaagattatatgtttttttacacCGTTTTATAGATTTAAATAGAAGattacacaaagaaaaaaaatatcaaaatctacTAAATAAGGaattaaaacttataacaaaagtAGTAAACATATATACCACCGACAAAACTGACGAGCTAAGATGGAGAACATGGATTTTACAGATAGATCTATATGCCCAAGATTTCGATGTTGTTAACCTCTTCAGACAAGTACAGTATCATGTTTTGCGAGTTGCGACAGTCCATGTCAATGGAGGTTTTAGTCGAATTATCCAACAATATATATCAACCATTCAtcttattgacttttttttttaatttaaatgaaataaatcttTGGATCATACTAATATTAACCTcggaaaatataatatttcgaTCAAATTAGAGTAACAGTGATATGGCAAGCCGTTTGTTAAAATGTTGATATTTGAACAACCGAAACAAATGTGGTTAAAATGTCCAAATACGAACCTTAATACATAGTATGTTAAAAGCTTGTTAATTAAGCCGTTTGTTAATTAAGGTTCAAATACGAACAAAAAGCGAGTAAACCAAATCATCCAAATGATATTATGTTTTAGTTTGAATATTAAAACGTTTTTGAATCCAAACTGAACTGAAATATGGACTGAATATTAAATTTAAGCTTCAacaataaaataacattttcaagATTATTTAAgaagattttaaatgatatttgGTTCTGCATTATCTAGTTTTGTTAATACTACTACAGATAACACctgatattatatattattaataaaaacaatatagaaAAGATATATGGTTCCCTTGAGAATTTGAGTctatttgaaattttggttctttgtttGCTGTACCATCAGATTGATCAATTCAGTGGCTTCTAGTTAATAATGAGCATTATCATAAAAGAGTGTTTCATTTTTGTGGTGCGAGAAATCTGATGttgacatatataattttatgacAAACGtttttgattttaggtttttttttttttttttttggtcaaaatttagaCAAGTAATATGTTAGCAAACCGAACTCAAACTTAGACTaatcttcattttcttgtcggtacttttttccaaaaacccaataaaaaaaataaaacaaattaaataataacaaagagACAAGAACTGATATATAGGTAGTGACATAATGGACTTGTTTAATAATCCTACGAAATATGTAATCCTAGTACGAATGGAcaggatttttttgtttagatgaCTCAACTGGAATAGACGAGACACACGATTTTCAACCTGTGGATGTCTAAGTTCTCTTTTATAGAATTATGTATTCGGTAGATTTAAATTTGAtatagagttgtttttggtAGATTACGCCAATTGTTGCTACCTAAATATGACTTCTACCTTTTTTTGTCTCTTAAATGCATtacacaaattatattttaaaaacgatTATTGTACCATAAATAGtaaattgtttattttcataaattgtGCTCTGTATTTTGCAACTCACGTGTCACAATATAGGTTAACTGTAATACGGcaattttcataatttgtatGGTACAACGTACAACAATCCATTTTTGAAATAGGATAATTTCATGTAGAAAAGTTGTGTAGCTTTACCGCAATACAATTCACATGAAAgtaaataagaaatataactTTTAACTATGATGATTGATAGGACTAGCTGACAAGTCATACCAATTATTCGAAAGAGTAAACTGACCGTCTAATAATGCTGGTGAAGCCTACAGACTAAAAAATTGCTGTTACGTACAAGAACATCATCACTCTAGTAATCGTGCAGGTTTGTTGTTTGAAGTTcctcttgagttttttttttctctttctcaaattCCACTGTGCTGATTTTCACAGCACATTATTTTGCTGAGATTCAGTACTTTTTCTCTGTGCAGTGCAGAGTCTATTCAGTTAGAGTTCTACTCTACATGTTACGATTTGATATGATCTTGTGTACGTGCTTTTGCTTTCTGTAGAAATTATTTTAACTTTAGTGTTGGaatcatttatatatctatataaatatactattatATGTTTCAGGACTAGGCTGGTCAAAGTTAGCGAATGAATTAGTTGAAGTCTTAGTTTAGAAATTCGGATGTTTACCCAAAACGTCAATACTACttttcataatattataatcatgattTGTAATATAAAGCCGtacttttaggtttttttttattctcccCTAAGTTGTATATGAACTGGGCCACAAATGAGTCAAATAAGAAGGAAGTCCATTGAAGCTTAGTTAACACTCTCAAGTGAAGATAAAATTGATTGTATATGCAACACTTCTATTCCATAACAAATTTGATGTCTCGCAAGATAAGGATGATGACTAGCTCTCCACAGCTGTTATAGTAACTCACACTATTCTAGATTGTTCATTCTGCCTCTATATAAGACATTGTATTCCAAGAGTGTAAGACAACCTaagtttataataaaagaacaaaGTTTTCTCAAGATCTTGTTTTatcttcatggtatcagagtatTGTAAACCTTCACAGGTCCGTCAATGGCTACTACATACCCTTTTCCGGACAACATTCATGTCACAAGTACCGTCACCATCAAGCTCAACAATACAAACTATCTTCTCTCGATTCACATGGTTCTATCCTATGAAAGCAAAATCTGAGTTTCTTGCAATCTTCAAAGTTTTTCAAACAATGGTTGAGAATCAATTCAAGACTAAGATCAAGGTTTTTCAGAGTGATGGAGGTGGTGAATTTACAAGCAATCTTCTCAAACAACATCTGTCAGAACATGGAGTCATTCACAGGATCTCATGTCCTTACACTCCTCAGCAAAATGGGATTGCTGAAAGGAAACATCGACATCTAGTGGAGCTTGGTTTATCGATGATGTTTCACAGTCATACTCCTCTCCACCACTAGGTTGAAGCATTCTTCACAGCAAGCTTCATCTCCAATCTGCTTCCATCTGcaactttaaaaaattgtagTCTCTACGAGTTACTGTTTAATCAAAAGCCAAATTACAACATGTTTAGGGTGTTTGGCTCTGCTTGTTATCCATGTCTCAGACCAATGGCCAGTCACAAGTTTGATCCAAGGTCTCTACAATGTGTGTTTCTGGGGTATCATACACAATACAAAGGATATAGGTGTTTATACCCTCCAACGGGTAAAGTCTACATATCAAGATATGTAGTATTTCATGAAAGTTGCTTCCCTTTTACCAACCAGTACAAGTCCCTAATTCCAGCATATCAAACTCCTCTGCTACAAGCTTGACAAGCGGGTTCAGTAACTCCAAATCCAAGTTCCACTGCAGAACCGTCAACACCTCCTCCGGTTTATCCTTCTCATGTGTCAAGTCAGACAATTGTTCAACAAGTGCATGATCAGGCCACAAATCAGTCAGTCGAACATGACAATAATCACATTCTCAGTGAGAATGACAGTTCTGCAAATGATGAAACAGATAACTCTGATTCAGAAGCCgaacaacaagaagagaaacaagaacaacaagagcACCAAGCTAACGACAACAACACGCATTCCATGACTACTCGAGCAAAAGCAGGAATACATAAACCTAACACTAGGTATGTTCTCCTCACATCAAGATTTGCTCCTGTAGAACCAAAGAATATTGCAGAAGCTCTACAACATCCTGGTTGGAACGATGCAGCTCACGGTGAGATTAATATCATTCACATGTTACACACTTGGGATTTGGTTGAGCCTACAGAAGAGATGAAGGGATGCAAGTgggtttttaaaaccaaactcaNTCTTTCTCAAATTCCACTGTGCTGATTTTCACAGCACATTATTTTGCTGAGATTCAGTACTTTTTCTCTGTGCAGTGCAGAGTCTATTCAGTTAGAGTTCTACTCTACATGTTACGATTTGATATGATCTTGTGTACGTGCTTTTGCTTTCTGTAGAAATTATTTTAACTTTAGTGTTGGaatcatttatatatctatataaatatactattatATGTTTCAGGACTAGGCTGGTCAAAGTTAGCGAATGAATTAGTTGAAGTCTTAGTTTAGAAATTCGGATGTTTACCCAAAACGTCAATACTACttttcataatattataatcatgattTGTAATATAAAGCCGtacttttaggtttttttttattctcccCTAAGTTGTATATGAACTGGGCCACAAATGAGTCAAATAAGAAGGAAGTCCATTGAAGCTTAGTTAACACTCTCAAGTGAAGATAAAATTGATTGTATATGCAACACTTCTATTCCATAACAAATTTGATGTCTCGCAAGATAAGGATGATGACTAGCTCTCCACAGCTGTTATAGTAACTCACACTATTCTAGATTGTTCATTCTGCCTCTATATAAGACATTGTATTCCAAGAGTGTAAGACAACCTaagtttataataaaagaacaaaGTTTTCTCAAGATCTTGTTTTatcttcatggtatcagagtatTGTAAACCTTCACAGGTCCGTCAATGGCTACTACATACCCTTTTCCGGACAACATTCATGTCACAAGTACCGTCACCATCAAGCTCAACAATACAAACTATCTTCTCTCGATTCACATGGTTCTATCCTATGAAAGCAAAATCTGAGTTTCTTGCAATCTTCAAAGTTTTTCAAACAATGGTTGAGAATCAATTCAAGACTAAGATCAAGGTTTTTCAGAGTGATGGAGGTGGTGAATTTACAAGCAATCTTCTCAAACAACATCTGTCAGAACATGGAGTCATTCACAGGATCTCATGTCCTTACACTCCTCAGCAAAATGGGATTGCTGAAAGGAAACATCGACATCTAGTGGAGCTTGGTTTATCGATGATGTTTCACAGTCATACTCCTCTCCACCACTAGGTTGAAGCATTCTTCACAGCAAGCTTCATCTCCAATCTGCTTCCATCTGcaactttaaaaaattgtagTCTCTACGAGTTACTGTTTAATCAAAAGCCAAATTACAACATGTTTAGGGTGTTTGGCTCTGCTTGTTATCCATGTCTCAGACCAATGGCCAGTCACAAGTTTGATCCAAGGTCTCTACAATGTGTGTTTCTGGGGTATCATACACAATACAAAGGATATAGGTGTTTATACCCTCCAACGGGTAAAGTCTACATATCAAGATATGTAGTATTTCATGAAAGTTGCTTCCCTTTTACCAACCAGTACAAGTCCCTAATTCCAGCATATCAAACTCCTCTGCTACAAGCTTGACAAGCGGGTTCAGTAACTCCAAATCCAAGTTCCACTGCAGAACCGTCAACACCTCCTCCGGTTTATCCTTCTCATGTGTCAAGTCAGACAATTGTTCAACAAGTGCATGATCAGGCCACAAATCAGTCAGTCGAACATGACAATAATCACATTCTCAGTGAGAATGACAGTTCTGCAAATGATGAAACAGATAACTCTGATTCAGAAGCCgaacaacaagaagagaaacaagaacaacaagagcACCAAGCTAACGACAACAACACGCATTCCATGACTACTCGAGCAAAAGCAGGAATACATAAACCTAACACTAGGTATGTTCTCCTCACATCAAGATTTGCTCCTGTAGAACCAAAGAATATTGCAGAAGCTCTACAACATCCTGGTTGGAACGATGCAGCTCACGGTGAGATTAATATCATTCACATGTTACACACTTGGGATTTGGTTGAGCCTACAGAAGAGATGAAGGGATGCAAGTgggtttttaaaaccaaactcaaaccgGATGGGTCTGTTGATAAACTTAAAGCTCGCCTTGTTGCCAAGGGCTTTGATCAAGAAGAAGGGTTAGATTATCTCGAAACGTTCAGCCCTGTTGTTGGAACTACAACTATATGCATGGTTCTTGATGTTAAAAAAGCTAAAGACTTGGTTATAAAGCAACTTGATGTCTCAAATGCTTTTCTGCATGGAGAATTGCAAGAACCGGTCTTCATGCTGCAGCCTCCTGGCTTTGTTGACACACAAAGACCGTCTCATGTCTGTTGTCTTACCAAAGCACTCTATGGACTTAAACAAGCTCCGAGAGCCTGGTTTGACACTTTCAGCAAATACTTAATCGAGTTTGGGTTCACATGCAACAAATCTGATCCCTCATTATTCACTTATCATAAAAATGGTAAATCATTGGTGTTGCTAATGTATGTGGATGACAAGCTTCTTACAGGGAATGATCAAAACCTTTTACAAGATTTGCTCATCTCTCTGAACAAACGATTCTCAATGAAGGATCTGCGAGCTCCAAACTATTTTCTTGGGATTGAAATTCAGAAGTGCTCTTCAGGTTTTTTTCTTCACCAGACAGCATATGCATCCGACATTCTTCATCAAGCTGCAATGTCCAACTGCAATCCTATGCCTACTCCACTTCCACAAAATTTGGACAAGCTGAACCTTGAACTCTTCTCTGAACCAACATATTTCAGAAGCCTTGCTGGAAAGCTCCAATATCTTACAATCACCAGGCCTGACATCCAATTTGCAGTCAATTTCATATGCCAACTGATGCACGAGCCAACGATTTCTAATTTTGGTCTTCTCAAGCGCATCCTCAGATATATCAAGGGAACTCTAAACATGGGCTTATATCTAAAAAGAAGCTCAAACTTGTCACTCTCGGCTTTTTGTGATAGTGATCATGCCGGTTGCAAGAAGACAAGACGGTCCACAACAGGATTCTGTATACTTCTTGGTCCTAATCTGATTATTTGGTCAgcaagaagacaagaaacagTCTCAAACTCGTCAACAGATGCAGAATACAGAGCTCTAACGGCTACTGCTCATGAGATCACCTGGCTTTTATTTCTCCTTCGTGACTTGAAAGTCTCACAACAGTTTCCTACTCTGCTCCAATGCGACAACCTCTCTGCAGTGTACTTAAGTGCGAATCCAGCTCTACACAAACGGTCTAAACACTTCGACACTGACTTTCATTATATCAGGGAGCAAGTGGCGTTGGGACACATCGAGACACAACATGTACCGACTCAACTTCAACTGGCCGATATTTTCACAAAGTCCTTACCAAAGAAGGAGTTTGAGGATCTCAGAACCAAACTTGGTGTGGTTGCCTCACCCACCCCAAGTTTGAGAGGGAATATAAGTGATGTATGTGAACTGGACCACAAATCAGTCCAACAAGAAGGAAGCCCATTGAAACCTAGTCAACACTCTGAAGTGAAGACAAAGTTGATTGTACCTGCAACACCTCTACTCCATAACAAATTTGATGTCTTGCAAGATAAGGATGATGACTAGCTCTCCACAGCTATCATAGTGACTCACACTATTCTAGATTGTTCTTTCTGCCTCTATATAAGACATTGTATTCCAAGAGTGTAAGACAACCTaagtttataataaaagaacaaaGTTTTTTCAACATCTTGTTTTATCTTCACGTATGatgaaatttatatgtttaGTTGTAATTGTTTATTCCTCTCATAACATTCTTTTGGCAacacagaatttttttttttcgacatTTATTTCATGATGAGAATTGATATATCAAATTGAAACTTCCAACCACGGTTAATTTGGTATATATGGGCTACAATAGTCTTCAGATGATAGTGAATATTTTCGGCTAGTTCCAGAATTTATACGAAAGAaacatcaagaaaaacaaaaaaatggctcACAAATACCttaggagaaataaaaagtaaaagagtaTACGTTCAACCTTAATTAATTCCAACTACATATATAGTGATAGTCTCCTCGTCGTTCAATCCGATCGAGTCCCTCCTTTGGGCTCATAACttttatgtcaaaaataaatttactcATACGATGTTTATGAATGAGGCTAAGTGAATCTACTCATTCAT
It encodes the following:
- the LOC109127429 gene encoding uncharacterized protein LOC109127429; this encodes MVENQFKTKIKVFQSDGGGEFTSNLLKQHLSEHGVIHRISCPYTPQQNGIAERKHRHLVELEPSTPPPVYPSHVSSQTIVQQVHDQATNQSVEHDNNHILSENDSSANDETDNSDSEAEQQEEKQEQQEHQANDNNTHSMTTRAKAGIHKPNTRYVLLTSRFAPVEPKNIAEALQHPGWNDAAHGEINIIHMLHTWDLVEPTEEMKGCNAESIQLEFYSTCYDLI
- the LOC109127428 gene encoding putative F-box protein At1g53360; the protein is MEQQEVREFSDLIPDDLLIDIFSRVSVKSLGRCRCVSELWEYILGRPDFTELFLTRAPPRLLFAFKAKKELYVFSSPQPQSPDDEISCLVATPYKRFPKYFPTDICTSQYGLVFLQHRRRKAAQVVCNPLTRHCMTLPKLKATGVERSYFGFDPTSKQFKVLCMTRSRYVTHNTHRILTLESGKRVWRTIQDPIPGHSPLDDDEICINGVLYYIALFPMPVLKIVCFDFRREKFGFIKLDKDMFPVPKLTLFNYKGKLGVHQNEMMELEKNVWWVLEDVGEDKWFKRKCMLPPEVTNMMCVGMKGTGEIVFTPSTCYLSDSFYILFFNTEKNTVRRIYIRRFEELKHHRTKVSVQIILDFVERM